ATGAACGAGTAAATGATCTTAACattattcttatttttaattgattatccTAAAAGAATGAAATCTATACTTTACTATCTGTGGATTGTTATTTtgttgtgttttttttttttctgtccTCTGTGTCAGACAATTTTAAAATGCGTGCGTGTGGGCTTGCACAAACGCTCCTTCTAGTATTATTAAACGCGTATGCAAGTTATTAATCGCTTCAGTCATGCACTAACaaccttttcttttttagtaGCAAAAGCCGCGAGAGCTAGTAAATGCAATCTTGATGGGCGAAATATTACACTTCTTAACCAGAGTTTCTAAAATTTAAGTTTGGAAAAACTAAATCACATTGtgatttggatttaaatcttttaaCAGGTTTAGGGCAATTGGCCATCGTGTTGTTATCACGTACGTGTTTCCGTGGATTACTGTGAATCAGTATATTCTCATGAGAGTGTCCCATTTGTATATCAAACTCTTGATGTGGATCTGCTTTGCAATTTCCCAGCTCGATATCTCTAGTGGACTGTAAAAACAGACTTCCCTCTGCTTCACTAGGCAAACTATTCCCTACTGATATCgaattcaaacaatttatgTCACAAGTTTTACTATCAAACAGGCATTCACGCTCCTTGCTTCGATGAGAAAATTCATTTGGCACCATGGTTTTTCTTCCATATTCCAAGAAGGACGATTCTACTAGCTCCAATTCCAACTTACTGGTCAATTCATGTGTGTTTAATTGTGTTGTCGGGTAGTCGATTGACGACTCTGCATCTTCCTTGACCAGCCCACTACTGTTGGAATTCTTTTTCCCATTGGATGCTTGATCTCTGGAGGCGCTTTGGTGATTTTTGAACAAATAATGTAGTCGTTTATTTCTAAGGTTTGTGGTTGGCGACAGATTGTTTGTGTTGCAAATTTTTGACAGACCAATCATCCAATTGATGGAGTCTGGAATATAACTCTGAGGACTACGAGTTTCCCCTTCATTCTTGTCGTTCCATACATTCAACTGATTCAACTCTGAGGCGGTAACCATTTGTTGGAACTATGGTATTTTAAAAACGAACTATGCTAAATCAAGTAAGATGGTTTTGATCCAAAATGCACTACCACTGATAAGATGTATTTCACAGAGAGAGGGTTTATAATTACTcatgttctttttttgtctgTCTACTTCTTCTTAGTGTGCTACTATGactctctctctctccgCTTACATCACACGTTTGAAAACACCACCCCCTTTTCTTATctacaaacaaaaaaaaacaacaaaaaaaaaacaaactcACCATAACTACTacaccttttttttttatttattttgtattttgttctattaatcaaattattatcatttatatatatatacaatcctattgattcatttaataTAATAGTATGTATCATTATGCAAAGTGAATATCACACATCTTAGTAATGTCAAGGTCTTAATGATTAGTGTGGCTACGTATCTGTTACTTTTACCCCGTGTTTGTATATAATTGCCACTCAATCTTTAATTGAACATCATCCACAAAATCAGTATAGACAGATTACTAACTGAACTTAGAAGCATCATCTATAATGAGATCACAATTTAAAGACGAGCATCCTTTCGGTATGTATTACATGATTCTGATCTTCTTTCAATTATCATATACTAACAGTTTTTTgggtatttttttaaagagAAGAGACAAGCCGAGGCTGCCAGAATTGCTCAAAGATTCAAGGATAGAGTACCAGTCATTTGTGAAAAGGTCGAGAATTCCGATATCCCCGAAATCGATAAGCGTAAATATTTAGTGCCAGTGGATTTGACTGTTGgtcaatttgtttatgttattagaaaaagaatcaagtTACCAAGCGAAAAGgccattttcatttttgtcAACGACATATTACCCCCAACTGCTGCATTAATCAGTACCATCTACGAAGAACACAAGGACGAAGATGGTTTCTTATACGTTTTATACTCTGGAGAAAATACCTTTGGCGAGAAAATAGCAATTGACATTTCATCATTAGATTACAGTGATATTCCTGATTATGTTTAAAGTAGATTCTTAATTAATAGGGAGTTTCTTGACATGCTACTgtgatgatattgatttattcatttaagGATTATAGTGTTATGTCAAAAATCGTTGGCTAGGATACAGAAAGGTTACCTACCTATTTTTATCTACAAATCTTACGCAATTGTGCTGGACTAATGCGTTGGTGTGTTTGGTTGGATCTCATATATAGTCTTATGGAGTATACTGGATTTGTATCTGtgtgttttcttttatcattttattttcctGTCTTggctcttttttttttttattttgtttgtcGTCCTTTTTTACAATCATTTTGGTAATAGGTAAATGTAAAgttaaatttcaaattattttaacaaatttataGCATCTATTTTGTTTACTTTTAAGTATATAATCTATGTACTCTGGTTTCACAAAGCGTACTCgtttaaaaaaacaattcaagACTTTTCATTCAACTCTGCATCAATATGTTGATGTTCAATTCCATCAAGGATTTCACATTCAtcttcaacatcaatagTTTTACATGGACCGTGATAGTGTTTTCTCAGATATAGCATATAGTAAATGTAAGAAAGTATTACAACAGCAGGCGTAATGACACATGTGTAGTTCATAGTGTCTTTATCGACGTGGGTGGATGCAGGGAACATAACCATGGCAATAGTATAAAAGCCAAAGATTACGGAGACCCATTCAATCAAAGGTGAAAACACCTTGCCCAAATAGAACTTACCTGGAACAAAGAGTTTGCGTCCGCTTGTCAACCTGAGCAAAGTTGGTGTAGACCATGCCAAATAGTTACCAGCAATGTAAAGAGAAAATAATGCGTTTGCAGCAACAGTACCGATCAAAACAAGCAAACCCATGATGACCGAGCATATACCACCAAAAATAACAGCATTGATGGGAGTAG
This is a stretch of genomic DNA from Candida dubliniensis CD36 chromosome 1, complete sequence. It encodes these proteins:
- a CDS encoding autophagy-related protein 8 precursor ATG8, putative (spliced gene;~Similar to C. albicans ATG8;~Similar to S. cerevisiae ATG8) is translated as MRSQFKDEHPFEKRQAEAARIAQRFKDRVPVICEKVENSDIPEIDKRKYLVPVDLTVGQFVYVIRKRIKLPSEKAIFIFVNDILPPTAALISTIYEEHKDEDGFLYVLYSGENTFGEKIAIDISSLDYSDIPDYV